AGTATTCTAAAGAGATGGGAAAAGAATGATTTTTCTCAAGTCGATTCTGATCATAATGCGATTTGGAATTTACAAAACGGAACCATTGGTAAGGCATATGGAATCATGTCTGTCGAAGAGGAAAGAGAATATATCAAAAAGCATTTTAATATCGTAGAAAAAAAGTAACGTACGAATAGAGTAAGCGTTGCTTTTTTGTTTATAATCTATGACCTAGAACGATTTTGGGAGGGACAACACCGGTGAAAATCTCTACAGAAATTCAAGTAATGAATGAAGATATTGATATTTTCAATCATATGAACTACAAAAGGTATATTGAGCATTTGGAAAACGAGCGTGCGGAGTGGTTTCGCAGCATCAATATCCCTTTTTCTGCAATGGTAGCAAGGAATATTGCAGCGGTTATTTTGAAGTTAGAAGTTGAATATGTAAAAGAAGCTCAGCTAGGAGAACGTTTAACCATCAAAACGAAGCCAATGAAAATGGGGACGAAAAGTTTTTCATTAAAACAAGTCATTTATAATGAGAATAATGAAGTAATGACAAAATCCATCTGTACATTTGTAATGTTTGACACGTCAACAAGAAACAGCATCCCAGTTGTTGAAGAAATTGCTCGTCACTTCCATCATTCGAAGATTACATAAAATGAACGCAACTGTTCGCCCTCTGTCAGGCAGTACAATGTGTATATTTGATTATGAACAGTAAAAACTAATTTCAGTTCTATGATGAAAAAAAGGAGTAGAGTATGGACAATCAATCGAATCATGTAGACGCAGGATGGCGTTTTGATCATAGTTATGCGCGACTGCCAGAAAAATTTTTCACGTTAATGGAGCCGAATCCTGTACAGGAACCAAAGCAGATGTTGTTCAATGACGCGTTGGCGCACGAACTTGGTTTAAACGCTGAGGCGCTTAAAGGGAGCAGCGGGACTGCTATTTTTGCGGGCAATGAAATGCCTCGAGGTGCCATGCCGCTTGCTCAAGCATATGCAGGTCACCAATTTGGTAATTTTACGATGCTTGGCGATGGACGTGCGATGTTAATTGGTGAACAACTGACGCCAAAAGATGAAAGAGTGGATAT
This window of the Sporosarcina pasteurii genome carries:
- a CDS encoding thioesterase family protein, whose amino-acid sequence is MKISTEIQVMNEDIDIFNHMNYKRYIEHLENERAEWFRSINIPFSAMVARNIAAVILKLEVEYVKEAQLGERLTIKTKPMKMGTKSFSLKQVIYNENNEVMTKSICTFVMFDTSTRNSIPVVEEIARHFHHSKIT